A part of Zonotrichia leucophrys gambelii isolate GWCS_2022_RI chromosome 7, RI_Zleu_2.0, whole genome shotgun sequence genomic DNA contains:
- the LOC135450338 gene encoding maestro heat-like repeat-containing protein family member 6, whose amino-acid sequence MATPQCSVYATGQDGTEQCCAFKAQLQHLLIFSPSEASLLQQALLTARSDMEQRAPSVPKLAWLEEEEAGPTSVQQPEELEQFQLLQEHAAKDRTEEEEAARGRFGRTAQEETAGAGTGVLENLPFLGAETGAAMLDLLVEKGVSNAMQVPAMVRYIHQWLTANEAAGHRLDKALLELTQEYPCDVLITLLRWAPSCDRAATTMWASIMSSSRTAEPALQLLLDVLSAWPVHSVFTSDGDDAGVFALAATVALWRVFNLAWRSRVVLEYFPRLFLRLLHQTYISTQEMPEEVETFWKACQEQHGLSATPNSFALQTLKALLCQMRYEHVVLSMERKRAWDTLLRADTHHCAVGLLAREMHRVSSIWSCDMASCLLDLLSQGISDWELPALDLLVEVLDCLDLSECSEKVLEILTRHLQSQSRQMRRVALRGLVVLTSMDPSMYSLTESLGKLLWDRDGDIVEMTLVVLRLLLLQKDLAIASPIALQLAEALWHLFDNDNSLVQLLSIRLFQGVITRVVAKGEKALKKHVSQSLLPLFFHCHHEDRPVAQASRETLLSALSVLKRKDLKQLLKTDQMWRFAERLLAEDRSRAAEHLRLALPYLRSAQEPLREAAVRFMGMAGRYLTGQQPEFHIICSALQDMTDDSSPAISCLALQALYILLAVRSVPSSRVQRMRDQLRRLWKWQPFLCGRG is encoded by the exons ATGGCCACGCCACAGTGCTCGGTGTATGCGACGGGACAGGACgggacagagcagtgct GTGCCTTCAAGGCACAACTGCAGCACTTGCTCATCTTCAGCCCTTCTGAGGCCTCTCTGCTTCAGCAAGCGCTCCTAACTGCAAGGAGTGACATGGAGCAGAGAGCCCCCAGTGTGCCCAAGCTGGCGtggctggaggaggaagaggctggACCTACCTCAGTACAGCAGCCTGAAGAACTGGAGcagttccagctgctgcaggagc atgcagCCAAGGACCggacagaggaagaagaggccGCCCGTGGCCGCTTTGGCAGAACGgcgcag GAAGAGACCGCCGGTGCCGGCACGGGCGTCTTGGAGAACCTTCCGTTCCTCGGTGCCGAGACCGGTGCTGCCATGCTGGATTTGCTTGTGGAGAAGGGTGTCTCCAATGCAATGCAA GTGCCCGCCATGGTGAGGTACATCCACCAGTGGCTCACGGCCAAtgaggctgctgggcacaggctggacaAGGCCCTTCTGGAGCTGACCCAGGAATACCCCTGTGACGTGCTGATCACCCTCTTGCGCTGGGCCCCATCGTGTGACAG agctgccaccacCATGTGGGCATCCATCATGTCCTCGAGCAGGACTGCGGAGCCggcgctgcagctgctcctcgaTGTGCTGAGCGCCTGGCCAGTGCACAGCGTGTTCACCTCCGATGGGGACGACGCAGGAGtctttgccctggct GCAACCGTGGCGCTGTGGAGAGTCTTCAATCTGGCCTGGCGCTCGCGTGTTGTCCTGGAGTATTTCCCCAGGCTCTTTCTGCGTCTCCTCCACCAAACTTACATCAGCACGCAGGAGATGCCAGAAGAGGTTGAGACCTTCTGGAAGGCATGCCAGGAGCAACACGGCCTCTCCGCCACCCCCAACAG CTTTGCGCTGCAGACCCTgaaggccctgctctgccaaatGCGCTATGAGCACGTGGTGCTGTCCATGGAACGCAAGCGTGCCTGGGACACGCTGCTCCGTGCCGACACCCACCACTGTGCAGTgggtctgctggccag ggagatgcaCCGTGTCTCCAGCATCTGGTCCTGCGACATGGCGTCCTGCCTCTTGGACCTGCTCAGCCAAGGCATTTCAGACTGGGAACTGCCCGCCCTGGACTTACTGGTGGAG gtcctGGATTGCCTGGACTTGAGCGAATGCAGTGAAAAAGTCCTGGAGATCTTGACGAGGCACCTGCAGAGCCAGTCCAGGCAGATGCGTCGCGTGGCGCTCCGAGGCCTCGTGGTGCTCACTTCCATG GATCCAAGCATGTACAGCCTGACTGAAAGCCTTGGGAAGCTACTGTGGGATAGGGATGGAGACATCGTTGAGATGACCCTCGTTGTGCTAcgcctcctgctgctgcagaaagacCTGGCAATAGCCAGCCCCATcgccctgcagctggctgaggcGCTCTGGCACCTCTTTGACAAT GACAACAGCcttgtgcagctgctctccattcGCCTCTTCCAAGGCGTGATCACGCGGGTAGTGGCAAAGGGAGAAAAGGCCCTGAAGAAGCATGTgagccagagcctgctcccaCTCTTCTTCCACTGCCACCATGAGGACCGGCCTGTGGCACAG gcctCTCGGGAAACGCTGCTTTCTGCACTAAGTGTGCTGAAGAGGAAGGATCTCAAGCAGCTGCTGAAGACCGATCAGATGTGGAGATTTGCCGAGCGCTTG ctggcagaggacaggagccgagcggccgagcacctgcgccTGGCCCTGCCGTACCTGCGGAGCGCACAGGAGCCCCTGCGAGAGGCGGCCGTCAGGTTCATGG gaATGGCCGGGCGCTACCTGACAGGGCAGCAGCCGGAGTTCCACATCATCTGCAGCG cccttcaGGACATGACGGATGACAGCAGCCCAGCCATCTCATGCTTGGCTCTTCAAGCTCTGTACATCCTTTTAGCTGTACGGAGCGTTCCCTCCTCCCGAGTGCAGAGGATGCGAGACCAACTGCGCCGCCTCTGGAAGTGGCAGCCTTTCCTGTGTGGCCGTGGCTGA